One Nicotiana tomentosiformis chromosome 4, ASM39032v3, whole genome shotgun sequence genomic window carries:
- the LOC104094936 gene encoding prohibitin-3, mitochondrial-like: MGSSQAAVSFLTNLARAAFSLGLGGAVLNSSLYTVDGGQRAVLFDRFRGVIDETVGEGTHFLIPWLQKPFIFDIRTRPHTFSSISGTKDLQMVNLTLRILSRPQVSRLPDIFKTLGTEYDEKVLPSIGNEVLKAVVAQFNADQLLTERPQVSALVRESLIRRAKDFNIELDDVAITHLSYGAEFSKAVEQKQVAQQEAERSKFVVMKAEQERRAAIIRAEGESESAKLISDATAAAGMGLIELRKIEASREIAGTLAKTPNVVYLPKQQNMLLGLNR, from the coding sequence ATGGGTAGTAGCCAAGCTGCAGTTTCATTCCTCACAAACCTAGCCCGAGCCGCTTTCAGCCTAGGCCTCGGGGGCGCAGTTCTCAATTCCTCCCTTTACACCGTCGACGGCGGCCAACGCGCCGTTCTCTTCGACCGTTTCCGTGGAGTCATCGACGAAACCGTCGGTGAAGGCACCCACTTTTTAATCCCATGGCTACAAAAGCCCTTCATCTTCGATATCCGTACCAGGCCCCACACTTTCTCCTCAATCTCCGGAACGAAAGATCTCCAGATGGTTAACCTCACGCTCCGTATCCTCTCTCGCCCTCAAGTCTCCCGCCTCCCCGACATTTTCAAAACCTTAGGTACCGAATATGACGAAAAGGTCCTCCCTTCGATCGGTAACGAGGTGCTCAAAGCCGTCGTGGCTCAATTCAACGCTGATCAGCTCCTCACGGAGCGTCCACAAGTCTCCGCTCTCGTTCGTGAGAGCCTGATCCGACGCGCCAAGGATTTCAACATCGAGCTCGATGATGTGGCGATCACGCACTTGTCGTATGGAGCTGAGTTTTCGAAAGCTGTGGAGCAGAAGCAGGTGGCTCAGCAGGAGGCTGAGAGGTCGAAATTCGTGGTGATGAAGGCTGAGCAAGAGAGGAGGGCGGCGATTATTAGGGCTGAAGGAGAGAGCGAATCAGCTAAGCTGATTTCGGATGCTACTGCGGCTGCTGGAATGGGTTTGATTGAGTTGAGAAAGATAGAGGCTTCGAGAGAAATTGCTGGGACTTTGGCTAAGACTCCTAATGTTGTTTACTTGCCTAAGCAACAGAATATGCTTCTCGGACTCAATCGTTGA